The following coding sequences lie in one Streptomyces sp. NBC_00510 genomic window:
- the ligD gene encoding non-homologous end-joining DNA ligase, which produces MPAPSASPDRQTVEVDGRRVVLTHLDKVVFPVTGHTKAQLLQYYARVAPVLVPHAAGRLASFVRAPEGPHAQRWFAKRPPGGTPDWVTTAGEADEPHIVVDSTPALVTMANLGAWEVHVPQWTVAGGRDAHDRLVLDLDPGEGADLVLCCRVAERLRQMMEDDGLASFPVTSGSKGLHLYAPLRPATEAAATGYAKALAARMRDEHPGLVVFSMTRSLRAGKVFIDWSQNASAKTTACPYTLRLRDRPGVATPVTWDEVASCRKAEDLAFTPEEVLQRAADHGDPLAALDDPAGRGTLP; this is translated from the coding sequence ATGCCCGCCCCGTCAGCCTCGCCCGACCGGCAGACGGTCGAGGTGGACGGCCGCCGCGTGGTCCTCACCCACCTGGACAAGGTCGTCTTCCCGGTCACCGGCCACACCAAGGCACAGCTGCTGCAGTACTACGCCCGCGTCGCGCCGGTGCTGGTGCCGCACGCCGCCGGGCGCCTCGCCTCCTTCGTCCGCGCCCCCGAGGGCCCGCACGCCCAGCGCTGGTTCGCCAAACGCCCGCCCGGCGGCACGCCCGACTGGGTGACCACCGCGGGGGAGGCCGACGAGCCGCACATCGTCGTCGACTCCACCCCGGCCCTGGTCACCATGGCCAACCTCGGCGCCTGGGAGGTCCACGTCCCGCAGTGGACCGTGGCGGGCGGACGTGACGCCCACGACCGCCTCGTCCTCGACCTCGACCCCGGCGAGGGCGCCGACCTCGTCCTGTGCTGCCGGGTCGCCGAACGCCTGCGGCAGATGATGGAGGACGACGGGCTCGCCTCCTTCCCCGTCACCTCCGGCAGCAAGGGGCTCCACCTCTACGCGCCGCTGCGACCCGCCACCGAGGCCGCCGCCACGGGCTACGCCAAGGCGCTCGCCGCCCGCATGCGCGACGAGCACCCCGGCCTCGTCGTGTTCTCCATGACCCGCAGCCTGCGCGCCGGGAAGGTCTTCATCGACTGGTCCCAGAACGCCTCCGCGAAGACCACCGCCTGCCCCTACACCCTGCGGCTGCGCGACCGCCCCGGCGTCGCGACGCCCGTCACCTGGGACGAGGTCGCCTCCTGCCGGAAGGCGGAGGACCTCGCCTTCACCCCGGAGGAGGTCCTGCAGCGCGCCGCCGACCACGGCGACCCGCTGGCCGCCCTGGACGACCCCGCCGGCCGCGGCACCCTGCCGTGA
- a CDS encoding ATP-dependent DNA ligase, whose translation MTDPLPLPVRVALARRVDTVPAADALPGGCAYEPKFDGHRMVVLTDPVRLQTRSGRLVTATFPEIAEAAGALPAGTVLDGEVVIWRDGRVDFGALQRRALRGSRRGPVLPANYAAFDLLAAAGTDLRGRPYRERRAALVALLEPLGPPLQAVPMTTDRDEAVHWYASLAPAGIEGLVVKGRGQRYRPDRRDWLKLRHAVPQDAEAIGFTGTPRAPRALVLDLGDGPFATAPLDAPLRTQLAALLVPPQPPPGATLDDGTPYRPLPAPLPVEILQGEGRHALTTVLRLRPDA comes from the coding sequence GTGACCGATCCCCTCCCGCTCCCCGTCCGCGTCGCCCTGGCCCGCCGCGTCGACACCGTGCCCGCGGCCGACGCCCTCCCCGGCGGCTGCGCGTACGAGCCGAAGTTCGACGGCCACCGCATGGTCGTGCTCACCGACCCCGTACGCCTGCAGACCCGCTCCGGCCGGCTCGTGACCGCCACCTTCCCCGAGATCGCGGAGGCCGCCGGGGCCCTGCCGGCCGGTACCGTCCTCGACGGCGAGGTCGTCATCTGGCGGGACGGCCGCGTCGACTTCGGCGCCCTCCAGCGCCGCGCCCTGCGCGGGTCGCGCCGCGGCCCCGTCCTCCCCGCCAACTACGCGGCCTTCGACCTGCTCGCCGCCGCCGGCACCGACCTGCGCGGCCGGCCGTACCGCGAACGCCGTGCGGCCCTCGTCGCCCTGCTGGAACCGCTCGGGCCGCCGCTGCAGGCCGTGCCCATGACGACCGACCGCGACGAGGCCGTCCACTGGTACGCCTCGCTCGCCCCGGCCGGCATCGAGGGCCTCGTGGTCAAGGGCCGCGGCCAGCGCTACCGCCCCGACCGCCGCGACTGGCTCAAGCTCCGCCACGCCGTCCCGCAGGACGCCGAGGCCATCGGCTTCACCGGCACCCCCCGCGCCCCCCGCGCCCTCGTCCTCGACCTCGGCGACGGCCCCTTCGCCACCGCGCCCCTGGACGCCCCCCTCCGCACCCAGCTCGCCGCGCTCCTCGTCCCCCCGCAGCCCCCGCCCGGCGCGACCCTTGACGACGGCACCCCTTACCGCCCCCTCCCCGCACCGCTCCCCGTCGAGATCCTCCAGGGCGAGGGCCGCCACGCCCTCACCACGGTGCTCCGCCTGCGGCCCGACGCGTGA
- a CDS encoding M48 family metalloprotease, with amino-acid sequence MRAFLQAVRLLVLLLGFYVMAVGLLASIVAADVVLTDVALRQGYVTFLFVGISVAFASPLVSGLFASVRGVNRHRPAGVRVTADEQPELWARVRRVAEAMETAVPVELWLVAEPVAAVWQSSWVLGLVPGRRRMVLGIPYLTGLTERQVDAVIAHELGHFARRDTLLAGLAARNRAGLMRVLERYAEDGNGIGHAMGSMFAGYARFCLRTTQAQARLGELAADQAAARIAGRDSTAAALRRIPLLDAAHTRYVREYAGIGTALGLLPPAEEVHPGFGAFLDSGTWRKEERRLIADPPREKTSPYDSHPPMRERVAAIEALPADAAGTYPGEPSPAGAGLLGDPAATGARTVLALPGAAGLRQLSWRDLAAEVGTAELGAETTPVLRAARAVLRTPADLGMLLDALDAGRWPEVVDCMPRPGHGGHMLLDDSLRARARADAADGLYSLALAALVEDGRARWELDWERGRHLEFDEGVHAALDRAVDAAMSPQDGAEPDSSGLRELLGLPVDRAPAQT; translated from the coding sequence ATGCGCGCGTTCCTCCAGGCCGTCCGGCTGCTTGTGCTGCTGCTCGGCTTCTACGTCATGGCCGTCGGCCTTCTCGCGTCGATCGTCGCCGCGGACGTCGTCCTCACCGACGTCGCGCTGCGACAGGGCTACGTGACCTTCCTGTTCGTGGGCATCAGCGTCGCCTTCGCCTCACCGCTGGTGTCGGGCCTGTTCGCCTCCGTCCGCGGCGTCAACCGTCACCGGCCCGCCGGGGTGCGGGTGACCGCGGACGAACAACCGGAGCTGTGGGCGCGCGTGCGCCGGGTGGCCGAGGCCATGGAGACGGCGGTCCCCGTCGAGCTCTGGCTCGTGGCGGAGCCGGTGGCGGCCGTCTGGCAGAGCTCCTGGGTGCTCGGCCTGGTCCCCGGGCGCCGGCGGATGGTGCTGGGCATCCCGTACCTGACGGGGCTGACGGAACGGCAGGTCGACGCGGTCATCGCCCACGAACTCGGCCACTTCGCCCGGCGCGACACCCTCCTGGCGGGGCTGGCCGCCCGCAACCGCGCCGGCCTGATGCGGGTCCTGGAGCGGTACGCCGAGGACGGCAACGGCATCGGCCACGCGATGGGCTCGATGTTCGCCGGCTACGCCCGCTTCTGCCTGCGGACGACGCAGGCCCAGGCACGCCTCGGGGAACTCGCCGCGGACCAAGCCGCCGCGCGGATCGCCGGGCGCGACTCCACCGCCGCCGCCCTGCGGCGCATCCCGCTGCTCGACGCCGCGCACACCCGCTACGTCCGGGAGTACGCCGGCATCGGCACCGCGCTCGGTCTGCTCCCTCCGGCCGAGGAGGTGCACCCCGGCTTCGGCGCGTTCCTGGACAGCGGGACCTGGCGGAAGGAGGAGCGGCGGCTGATCGCCGACCCGCCCCGGGAGAAGACCTCGCCCTACGACTCGCACCCCCCGATGCGCGAGCGGGTCGCGGCGATCGAGGCGCTGCCCGCGGACGCCGCCGGGACGTACCCCGGCGAGCCGTCACCGGCGGGCGCCGGCCTGCTCGGGGATCCCGCGGCGACCGGTGCCCGCACCGTGCTGGCGCTCCCCGGGGCCGCCGGGCTGCGTCAGCTGTCGTGGCGGGATCTGGCCGCCGAGGTGGGGACGGCGGAACTCGGAGCCGAGACGACGCCGGTGCTCCGCGCCGCCCGCGCGGTCCTGCGCACCCCCGCGGACCTCGGGATGCTGCTGGACGCCCTCGACGCCGGGCGCTGGCCGGAGGTCGTCGACTGCATGCCGCGCCCCGGCCACGGGGGCCACATGCTCCTCGACGACTCCCTGCGGGCGCGCGCCCGCGCCGATGCTGCGGACGGGCTGTACTCCCTGGCGCTGGCGGCCCTGGTCGAGGACGGCCGGGCCCGCTGGGAACTGGACTGGGAACGCGGCAGGCACCTGGAGTTCGACGAGGGCGTCCACGCCGCCCTGGACCGTGCCGTGGACGCCGCCATGTCCCCGCAGGACGGAGCGGAACCGGACAGCTCGGGCCTCCGCGAACTCCTCGGGCTGCCCGTGGACCGGGCACCGGCTCAGACCTGA